A portion of the Myxococcales bacterium genome contains these proteins:
- a CDS encoding HipA domain-containing protein, with amino-acid sequence MSTSIRTLRVLLHLPSGERRSVAFLSQFGDIVRLSFEESYIEDAARPALSLAYRGATESDTRAILRATRDVRLVRSDGHLPTWFSNLLPEGHNRQRLARERGCSESDEFELLAAAGRDLAGAVELEPLTGDAIPPAVLAWHASMGLEVAAAELVAEPVLDAASLAGLVTKFSAIKEGRRYVVKRHGQAGAYILKLPSTRHPDWVDNELTGYRLAGVLDLDCAEVARVPRREVDLPDEVEFAHVLAVKRFDRGEAGRRVHMEEMAQAMQFEPRRKYGRGLELDFPAMLRLLDRLSGEPARDVKEAVRRLVAFILMGNTDAHLKNWALIYPGGVTPTLSPLYDPVCVTAWFDELAPQEYALNRRIDAELSSLDWPRLRALIDAAGVPRAARLVQVAKETVKQAKAKWPGILRDAPPNVRKSVSARLAGGVALASL; translated from the coding sequence ATGAGCACGTCGATTCGCACGTTGCGGGTGCTCTTGCACCTGCCGAGCGGCGAGCGGCGCAGCGTCGCGTTCCTCTCGCAGTTCGGTGACATCGTGCGCTTGTCGTTTGAGGAGAGCTACATCGAAGACGCGGCACGCCCCGCGCTGTCGTTGGCCTACCGAGGCGCCACCGAGTCCGACACGCGCGCGATCTTGCGCGCGACGCGCGACGTGCGTCTCGTGCGGAGCGACGGGCACCTTCCGACGTGGTTCTCCAACCTCCTGCCGGAAGGGCACAACCGGCAGCGGCTCGCGCGCGAGCGAGGTTGCTCCGAGAGCGACGAGTTCGAACTGCTCGCCGCCGCAGGACGCGATCTCGCGGGGGCCGTTGAGCTCGAGCCGCTCACCGGCGACGCCATTCCGCCGGCCGTCCTCGCGTGGCACGCGTCGATGGGGCTCGAAGTTGCGGCCGCCGAGCTGGTCGCGGAGCCGGTCCTCGACGCGGCGAGCCTCGCGGGGCTCGTCACGAAGTTTTCGGCCATCAAAGAGGGACGCCGCTACGTCGTGAAGCGGCACGGGCAGGCGGGGGCGTACATCCTGAAGCTCCCGTCGACCCGACATCCTGACTGGGTCGACAACGAGCTCACCGGCTACCGGCTCGCCGGTGTGCTCGACCTCGACTGCGCAGAGGTCGCGCGTGTGCCCCGCCGGGAGGTCGACCTCCCAGACGAGGTCGAGTTCGCTCACGTGCTCGCCGTCAAGCGCTTCGACCGTGGCGAAGCGGGGCGCCGCGTCCACATGGAAGAGATGGCCCAGGCGATGCAGTTCGAGCCGCGCCGCAAATACGGCCGCGGTCTGGAGCTCGACTTTCCCGCCATGTTGCGCCTCTTGGACCGACTGTCTGGCGAGCCGGCGCGCGACGTGAAGGAGGCGGTGCGGCGCCTCGTGGCCTTCATCCTCATGGGCAACACCGACGCGCACCTCAAGAACTGGGCACTCATCTATCCGGGCGGCGTGACGCCGACGCTGTCGCCGCTCTACGATCCCGTGTGCGTCACGGCGTGGTTTGACGAGCTCGCGCCGCAGGAATACGCGCTCAATCGCCGCATCGATGCGGAGCTCTCGTCGCTCGACTGGCCAAGGCTTCGTGCGCTCATCGACGCGGCCGGGGTGCCTCGAGCCGCGCGGCTCGTTCAAGTCGCCAAGGAGACCGTCAAGCAAGCGAAGGCGAAGTGGCCGGGCATCTTGCGCGACGCGCCGCCGAACGTACGAAAATCCGTAAGCGCACGCCTCGCGGGGGGCGTCGCGCTCGCGAGCCTCTGA
- the recA gene encoding recombinase RecA gives MDEKNRAKAIELALAGIEKEYGKGAIMRLKDGQSIQQVDVISSGSLGLDIALGIGGYPRGRIIEIYGPESSGKTTLTLHAIASVQRAGGVAAFIDAEHALDPSYARKLGVKTDELLVSQPDYGEQALEIADMLVRSNAVDLIIIDSVAALVPKAEIEGDMGDSHVGVQARLMSQALRKLTGTVARSNCLLIFINQIRMKIGVMFGSPETTTGGNALKFYSSVRLDIRRIGAIKEVSASTAGKDPAVIGNRTRVKVVKNKMAPPFREIEFDILYGQGISRSGDVLDLASDAGIVEKSGSWFSFQGERIGQGRENVKTYLEQHPEMLEKLEQLVLKKHGIQRNGAAADTASAPAAAAPDEKKPQAAKAAGDEPKRPANGQASAKH, from the coding sequence ATGGATGAGAAGAACCGCGCCAAGGCCATTGAGCTAGCCCTCGCAGGCATCGAGAAGGAATACGGCAAGGGCGCCATCATGCGGCTCAAGGATGGTCAGTCCATCCAGCAGGTCGACGTCATCTCGTCAGGCAGCCTCGGCCTCGACATCGCGCTCGGCATCGGCGGTTATCCGCGCGGCCGCATCATCGAAATCTACGGCCCCGAGTCCAGCGGCAAGACGACCCTCACGCTTCACGCCATCGCGAGCGTCCAGCGGGCTGGCGGCGTCGCGGCCTTCATCGACGCCGAGCACGCGCTCGACCCGTCGTACGCGCGCAAGCTCGGCGTGAAGACCGACGAGCTGCTCGTCTCGCAGCCCGATTACGGCGAGCAGGCGCTCGAGATCGCAGACATGCTCGTGCGGTCCAACGCCGTCGACCTCATCATCATCGACTCGGTAGCGGCCCTCGTCCCCAAGGCCGAGATCGAAGGCGACATGGGCGATAGCCACGTCGGCGTGCAGGCGCGGCTCATGAGCCAAGCGCTCCGCAAGCTCACCGGCACCGTGGCGCGCTCCAACTGCCTGCTCATCTTCATCAACCAGATCCGCATGAAGATCGGCGTCATGTTCGGGTCGCCGGAGACCACGACGGGCGGCAACGCGCTCAAGTTCTACTCGTCGGTTCGCCTCGACATCCGTCGCATTGGCGCCATCAAAGAGGTCTCGGCGAGCACCGCCGGCAAAGACCCTGCGGTCATCGGCAACCGCACCCGCGTGAAGGTCGTCAAGAACAAGATGGCGCCGCCCTTCCGCGAGATCGAGTTCGACATCCTCTACGGCCAGGGCATCTCCCGCTCCGGCGACGTGCTCGATCTCGCCAGCGACGCTGGCATCGTTGAAAAGAGCGGCTCGTGGTTCTCGTTCCAGGGAGAACGCATCGGTCAGGGGCGCGAGAACGTGAAGACGTACCTCGAGCAACACCCGGAGATGCTCGAGAAATTGGAGCAGCTCGTGCTCAAAAAGCACGGAATCCAACGGAACGGCGCCGCCGCGGACACCGCGAGCGCGCCGGCCGCTGCCGCGCCGGACGAGAAGAAGCCACAAGCGGCCAAGGCCGCCGGCGATGAGCCAAAGCGCCCCGCTAACGGTCAGGCCTCCGCGAAACACTGA
- a CDS encoding fatty acid desaturase yields MSTLEHVLAPPRYGFGAIPTNREIVSEFFYRLNVLRCRKNWIPLFAWATTLAFAVPLVVFVTHYFSFWLVLLGFVYSMVLLGSHGTFYLHRYATHRAYRFRSPLWRFVCKNLVIKIVTEETYVISHHVHHRYTEQAGDPYNARAGWLYCFFADVNHQRIAPDLTEAAYARLKLLIDHCGIRLNSFAQYQRWGSLCHPAFAFTSYALNWAFWYAAFYLVGGHALATALFGSAFVWAVGIRTFNFAAHGGGKDRQRPGVDFHTKDHSINQVWPGYVAGEWHNNHHLYPNGARSGFLGYQLDLPWLFIRAVHALGGIQSYRDYKEEFVVRYQRPYLEEQKRLRAEADARQTSQ; encoded by the coding sequence TTGTCGACCCTAGAGCATGTTCTCGCGCCGCCGCGCTACGGCTTCGGTGCCATCCCCACCAACCGCGAGATCGTGAGCGAGTTTTTCTATCGACTCAACGTGCTTCGCTGTCGGAAGAACTGGATCCCGCTGTTCGCGTGGGCGACGACGCTGGCCTTTGCCGTGCCGCTCGTGGTCTTCGTGACCCACTACTTCTCCTTTTGGCTCGTCCTTTTGGGCTTCGTCTACAGCATGGTGCTGCTTGGCTCCCACGGGACGTTCTATCTCCATCGCTACGCGACGCATCGCGCCTATCGCTTTCGTTCTCCGCTGTGGCGGTTCGTCTGCAAGAACCTTGTCATCAAGATCGTGACGGAAGAGACGTACGTCATTTCACATCACGTGCACCACCGGTACACGGAGCAAGCGGGGGACCCTTACAACGCACGCGCCGGCTGGCTCTATTGCTTCTTCGCCGACGTGAACCATCAGCGCATCGCACCGGATCTCACGGAAGCGGCGTACGCACGGCTCAAGTTGCTCATCGACCACTGCGGCATTCGGCTCAACAGCTTCGCGCAGTACCAAAGGTGGGGCTCCTTGTGCCACCCGGCGTTCGCCTTCACGAGCTACGCCCTCAACTGGGCCTTCTGGTACGCAGCGTTTTACCTCGTGGGCGGCCACGCGCTCGCTACGGCGCTCTTCGGCTCGGCCTTCGTTTGGGCTGTGGGCATCAGGACGTTCAACTTCGCGGCTCACGGCGGCGGCAAGGATCGCCAGCGGCCCGGCGTCGACTTTCACACGAAGGACCACTCCATCAATCAGGTGTGGCCCGGCTACGTGGCCGGCGAGTGGCACAACAACCACCACCTCTATCCCAACGGCGCGCGCTCTGGCTTCCTCGGCTATCAGCTCGACCTGCCGTGGCTCTTCATTCGCGCCGTGCACGCCTTGGGCGGCATTCAGTCGTACCGAGACTACAAAGAGGAGTTTGTGGTTCGCTACCAGCGCCCCTACCTCGAAGAGCAGAAGCGCCTCCGCGCGGAAGCCGACGCGCGGCAGACCTCGCAGTGA
- a CDS encoding histidine phosphatase family protein translates to MDLFIMRHGPAEDASHTGLDSDRALTPKGRERVRLVARELIRLGEVPTLLLTSPLVRARETAEIVVQELSLAPYVEDKSLGMTGRAGALAEDLIKKRVSGRMLVGHEPELSSLVAALTGHRVHMEKAMVVAVRIDGGRGRHALRFVLEPKTLHQKTFS, encoded by the coding sequence ATGGACCTCTTCATCATGCGCCACGGCCCGGCGGAGGACGCGTCGCATACGGGCCTCGACTCCGACCGCGCTCTCACGCCCAAGGGCCGGGAGCGCGTGCGGCTCGTGGCCCGCGAGCTCATTCGGCTCGGTGAGGTGCCCACGCTGCTGCTCACGAGCCCCTTGGTTCGAGCACGGGAGACTGCCGAAATTGTCGTCCAGGAGCTCTCGCTCGCGCCGTATGTCGAGGACAAGTCCCTGGGCATGACCGGGCGGGCGGGAGCGCTCGCGGAAGACCTCATCAAGAAGCGAGTGAGCGGTCGCATGCTCGTCGGGCACGAGCCGGAGCTCTCGAGTCTCGTGGCCGCGCTGACGGGGCACCGCGTCCATATGGAGAAGGCCATGGTGGTGGCGGTTCGCATCGACGGTGGGCGCGGCCGTCATGCGCTGCGCTTCGTCCTCGAGCCCAAGACGCTTCACCAGAAGACGTTTTCGTAG
- a CDS encoding helix-turn-helix domain-containing protein, which produces MSISLPVALRQARRGARLSQQALASRAGLSRMTVQKLEAGDIDPRLSTLTVVMRVLGLEVVLVPSDLTPAVETFLRAGGRLVAQPPGTDAPLSIVEWLTDAGAGARAKSGPGASSTPAAPPTRRAVAPRRTAKRGRA; this is translated from the coding sequence ATGAGCATTAGCCTCCCGGTCGCACTTCGCCAAGCGCGCCGCGGCGCTCGACTTAGCCAGCAGGCGCTGGCGTCGCGTGCGGGCCTGTCGCGTATGACTGTTCAGAAGCTCGAGGCCGGCGACATCGACCCTCGGCTCTCGACGCTGACGGTCGTGATGCGCGTCCTCGGTCTCGAAGTCGTTCTCGTGCCGAGCGACCTCACGCCGGCCGTCGAAACCTTCCTGCGCGCCGGCGGACGGCTCGTGGCCCAACCGCCAGGGACTGACGCGCCGTTGTCGATCGTCGAGTGGCTCACAGACGCCGGCGCGGGGGCGCGCGCCAAGAGCGGGCCTGGTGCCTCGTCGACGCCGGCGGCGCCGCCAACCCGACGCGCTGTCGCTCCGCGGCGGACGGCAAAGCGCGGACGCGCATGA
- a CDS encoding esterase yields the protein MGLPLVGACSRREAPPTPAPTATANVPRAQTDATSSERAPPLHAAASADSASRPTPLVQRMEWDFGSRGRVVVLLARADDSVRVPVVVALHGRGEALKGPVRGPDGWPRDYALARAMGRVFAPPLATSDFEGLITGERLRSINARLVERPFRGLAVLSPFLPDFDWNAPSDELVRSYARFLLDEVVARARRELPVLATPSATGIDGVSLGGAMALRVGLRYPKEFGAVGTLQCALQPGFAGALAREAFRARRENPALALRVATSVDDSFKESNRALSDAFTAAGVAHTFADHLGPHDYVWNRGPGSYELLLFHDASLRP from the coding sequence GTGGGCCTTCCCTTGGTCGGCGCGTGCTCCCGTCGCGAGGCGCCGCCCACGCCCGCGCCGACGGCCACGGCCAACGTGCCCCGCGCTCAGACCGACGCGACTTCGTCGGAAAGAGCGCCGCCCCTCCACGCGGCCGCGTCCGCCGACAGCGCATCGCGTCCAACGCCCTTGGTGCAACGCATGGAGTGGGACTTCGGCTCTCGCGGTCGTGTGGTCGTGCTGCTGGCGCGTGCCGATGATTCGGTGCGCGTCCCGGTCGTCGTTGCGCTCCACGGCCGCGGCGAAGCGCTGAAGGGACCCGTGCGCGGTCCCGACGGCTGGCCCCGCGACTACGCGCTTGCGCGCGCCATGGGCCGCGTCTTCGCGCCTCCGCTCGCGACCTCGGACTTCGAAGGTCTCATCACGGGAGAGCGGCTCCGGAGCATCAACGCTCGCCTTGTGGAACGCCCCTTTCGCGGTCTCGCCGTGCTCTCGCCGTTCCTTCCGGACTTTGACTGGAACGCACCGTCCGACGAGCTCGTCCGAAGCTACGCGCGCTTTCTCCTGGATGAGGTCGTCGCGCGGGCACGCCGGGAGCTGCCGGTCCTAGCTACGCCCTCGGCAACGGGCATCGACGGCGTCTCGCTCGGTGGCGCGATGGCGCTAAGGGTCGGCCTTCGGTACCCCAAGGAGTTCGGCGCCGTCGGGACCCTCCAGTGCGCGCTTCAGCCTGGCTTCGCCGGGGCGCTTGCGCGCGAAGCCTTCCGCGCGCGTCGCGAGAATCCGGCCCTCGCGCTCCGCGTCGCGACCAGCGTCGACGACTCCTTCAAGGAGTCCAATCGGGCGCTCTCCGACGCATTCACGGCGGCCGGTGTCGCGCACACGTTCGCCGATCACCTCGGGCCCCACGACTACGTCTGGAACCGCGGCCCCGGCTCCTACGAGCTCCTCCTCTTTCACGACGCGTCGTTGAGGCCGTAG
- a CDS encoding alkaline phosphatase family protein — MAAGLGLPIARRRHLSWPLMALALAMAGAACRTRKPADVPPAPASASQRLPVVVTLVVDQLSAWAFEERFHRLPPAGGFHRLAREGTRIDTLRYAHAVTDTAPGHASLYTGAVPREHGIYGNELVDDRGTVGAIIADPATRLVCPGATEGTQSASAARLRVPTIADQFREAHEDALIVSLSLKDRGALLPAGKRPTAAVWLDVKEFRFVTSTAVASSLPAFVERHGSRDALARGLAVWTHDGKARGDLPDDQPGEGDESGLGRTFPHDPRKATSPGRAFRTTPASDRTLFALALDALDAERAASRPTLLALSLSAHDYVGHVFGPDSWEAWEELFALDAALAEFFRALDARFSEAGWAAVLSGDHGTMSMPEVVARRSGSCAGAAPRDRYERPCGVTHRIDPDALTARLRASLETALPGKGALLRGVGDPYVFVSPEVSTLGPPDRERFDQTVRRTLLSTGGVRAVFAVDALPKACPPQDGDDALDEEARIAALVCRSVLPNSGEHAGAYYVIPTRGSFFDPRIVRGFGTSHGSPYLYDRTVPMLVRAPGRAAAGLVVREPVDFRAFAMTASRLLGVSPPAAAKGGRDFAR; from the coding sequence ATGGCCGCTGGACTGGGTCTGCCGATTGCTCGCCGGCGCCACCTCTCGTGGCCCTTGATGGCGCTCGCCCTCGCGATGGCCGGCGCGGCATGCAGGACACGTAAGCCGGCCGATGTCCCTCCTGCGCCTGCCAGCGCGTCGCAGCGCCTCCCGGTCGTCGTCACGCTCGTCGTCGATCAGCTCTCGGCGTGGGCCTTCGAAGAGCGATTCCACCGGCTGCCACCGGCGGGGGGCTTCCACCGCCTCGCGCGCGAGGGCACGCGCATCGACACCTTGCGCTACGCACACGCCGTCACCGACACGGCGCCGGGCCACGCGTCGCTGTACACGGGCGCCGTCCCCCGCGAGCACGGGATCTACGGCAACGAGCTCGTCGACGATCGCGGGACCGTCGGCGCGATCATCGCCGACCCGGCGACGCGCCTCGTTTGCCCTGGCGCGACCGAAGGCACCCAGAGCGCGTCGGCGGCCCGCCTTCGCGTACCCACGATCGCCGATCAATTTCGCGAAGCCCACGAGGACGCGCTCATCGTGAGCCTTTCACTTAAGGACCGAGGCGCGCTCTTGCCGGCGGGCAAACGTCCGACCGCCGCCGTGTGGCTCGACGTCAAAGAGTTTCGCTTCGTCACGTCGACGGCGGTCGCGTCCTCTCTGCCGGCCTTCGTCGAACGGCACGGCAGTCGCGACGCACTCGCGAGAGGCCTCGCCGTGTGGACGCACGACGGCAAGGCGCGGGGCGACCTGCCCGATGATCAACCCGGCGAGGGTGACGAGTCGGGCCTCGGCCGGACCTTCCCGCATGATCCGCGGAAGGCGACCTCGCCGGGTCGCGCGTTTCGAACGACGCCGGCATCGGACCGCACGCTCTTCGCACTGGCGCTCGACGCGCTCGACGCGGAGCGCGCCGCATCCCGGCCCACGTTGCTCGCGTTGTCGCTGTCGGCGCACGACTACGTGGGCCACGTCTTCGGGCCGGACTCGTGGGAAGCCTGGGAAGAGCTGTTCGCGCTCGACGCGGCGCTCGCGGAGTTCTTTCGCGCTCTCGATGCGCGCTTCAGCGAGGCGGGGTGGGCCGCCGTGTTGAGCGGCGACCACGGCACCATGAGCATGCCCGAGGTGGTCGCTCGCCGCAGCGGCTCGTGCGCTGGCGCGGCCCCGCGCGATCGCTACGAGCGGCCCTGCGGCGTCACGCACCGCATCGATCCCGACGCCCTGACGGCGCGGCTGCGCGCATCGCTCGAGACGGCGCTGCCAGGCAAGGGCGCGCTGCTGCGGGGCGTCGGGGATCCCTACGTCTTCGTGTCGCCTGAGGTGTCAACGCTTGGGCCTCCGGACCGCGAGCGGTTTGACCAGACCGTGCGGCGCACGCTCCTCTCCACGGGCGGCGTTCGAGCCGTATTCGCCGTCGACGCGCTACCGAAAGCGTGCCCGCCGCAGGACGGCGACGACGCGCTCGACGAAGAGGCGCGCATCGCCGCCCTCGTCTGCCGCTCCGTGTTGCCCAACTCGGGCGAACACGCCGGCGCGTATTACGTGATCCCTACGCGGGGGAGCTTCTTCGATCCGCGCATCGTCCGCGGCTTCGGTACAAGCCACGGAAGTCCCTATCTCTACGACCGCACCGTGCCGATGCTCGTTCGCGCTCCGGGTCGCGCCGCCGCAGGTCTCGTCGTGCGCGAGCCCGTCGACTTCCGCGCTTTCGCCATGACCGCGAGCCGGCTCTTGGGTGTGTCCCCACCCGCCGCGGCCAAAGGCGGTCGCGACTTCGCGCGGTAG